A region from the Streptomyces tsukubensis genome encodes:
- a CDS encoding TetR/AcrR family transcriptional regulator: MVSAADRTENPERPGRSGRAGAPAEGTEGAGGPGPARGRRSGSGASARGAQGTQSAESGVRSVRTSVWQAGGRPERGRRSAQPASLDRRKIVDTAVRLLDAEGAAKFSMRRLAAELDVTAMSVYWYVDNKDDLLEYALDAVYGDIRLPDVSDPAQWREQLRTLATEYRSLLVRHPWTSGLVGHFLNIGPNSVSFVLAAHQAIRNAGLPPEGQIGGIAAIYQFVYGFGTIEGHFVAHCTTAGISQDEYVARAMGTVNALPELSEYAEAAAEMMDARGGTTVAEMRDRDFDFALEMILAGVEAMVARADRAG; the protein is encoded by the coding sequence ATGGTGAGCGCGGCCGACCGTACGGAAAATCCCGAACGACCCGGACGATCCGGGCGGGCCGGAGCGCCTGCCGAAGGAACCGAAGGTGCCGGGGGTCCCGGTCCTGCCCGCGGACGCCGGTCCGGGAGCGGCGCGAGCGCCCGGGGTGCCCAGGGCACCCAGAGTGCCGAGAGCGGCGTCCGCAGCGTACGGACCAGTGTCTGGCAGGCCGGCGGGCGGCCCGAGCGCGGCCGCCGGTCGGCGCAGCCCGCCTCCCTCGACCGCCGGAAGATCGTGGACACGGCGGTACGGCTCCTGGACGCCGAAGGCGCCGCCAAGTTCTCCATGCGACGGCTCGCTGCCGAACTCGACGTCACCGCCATGTCCGTCTACTGGTACGTCGACAACAAGGACGACCTCCTCGAATACGCCCTCGACGCGGTCTACGGCGATATCCGGCTCCCCGATGTCTCCGACCCCGCCCAGTGGCGCGAGCAGCTCCGTACCCTCGCCACCGAGTACCGGAGCCTCCTCGTCCGCCACCCCTGGACCTCCGGTCTCGTCGGCCACTTCCTCAATATCGGGCCGAACTCGGTGTCCTTCGTCCTCGCCGCCCACCAGGCCATCAGGAACGCCGGACTGCCGCCCGAGGGGCAGATCGGCGGAATCGCCGCCATCTACCAGTTCGTCTACGGCTTCGGCACCATCGAGGGGCATTTCGTCGCCCACTGCACCACCGCCGGAATCTCCCAGGACGAGTACGTCGCCCGGGCCATGGGCACCGTCAACGCCCTTCCGGAGCTCAGCGAGTACGCCGAGGCGGCGGCCGAGATGATGGACGCGCGCGGCGGCACCACCGTCGCCGAAATGCGGGACCGGGACTTCGACTTCGCCCTGGAGATGATCCTGGCGGGCGTCGAGGCGATGGTGGCCCGCGCCGACCGGGCGGGATGA
- a CDS encoding MFS transporter gives MAAPATTSGPGETLKPSGGHPQRWLILGVICLAQLVVLIDNTVLSVAIPSLTRELDASTSDIQWMINAYSLVQSGLLLTAGNAADRYGRKKMLLSGLVLFGAGSLAAGLSQTSAQLIAARAGMGVGGALLLTTTLAVVVQIFDDNERIKAIGIWSTVSSLGFACGPLLGGFMLDHFWWGAIFLINLPVVALGLFAVAALVPESKNPQGDRPDLAGAVLSTIGMTAVVYAIISGPDHGWTSAEVLIAAVLGIAVLGAFVVWELRIPYPMLDMHFFRNRRFVGAVAGAILVAFGMTGSLFLLTQHLQFVLGYDALDAGLRTAPLALAVVLVNLSGAGARLVLKIGTPAAIALGMTLVSAGLAAIALLGGGGYGGMLLGLVVMGTGVALSMPAMANAIMSAIPPEKAGVGAGINGTLAEFGNGLGVAVLGAVLNARFAALVPAAVGAASLPAALAAADGEAERAAVSDAFATGLETSQLVGAVAVLLGGLLAALLLWRAERRDREGAGDGAGAGVAPAEGALH, from the coding sequence ATGGCCGCTCCCGCCACCACGTCCGGGCCCGGCGAGACCCTCAAGCCATCCGGTGGACACCCCCAGCGCTGGCTGATCCTCGGCGTGATCTGCCTCGCCCAGCTCGTCGTCCTCATCGACAACACCGTGCTCAGCGTCGCCATCCCCTCCCTCACCCGGGAGCTGGACGCCTCGACCTCCGACATCCAGTGGATGATCAACGCCTATTCGCTGGTCCAGTCCGGGCTGCTGCTCACCGCGGGCAATGCCGCCGACCGCTACGGCCGCAAGAAGATGCTCCTGTCCGGGCTCGTCCTCTTCGGCGCGGGATCGCTGGCGGCCGGGCTCTCCCAGACCTCCGCCCAGCTCATCGCCGCCCGGGCCGGAATGGGCGTCGGCGGGGCGCTGCTGCTCACCACCACCCTCGCCGTCGTCGTCCAGATCTTCGACGACAACGAGCGGATCAAGGCCATCGGCATCTGGTCGACCGTCAGCTCCCTCGGGTTCGCCTGCGGTCCGCTGCTGGGCGGGTTCATGCTCGACCACTTCTGGTGGGGCGCCATCTTCCTGATCAACCTGCCGGTGGTCGCGCTCGGGCTGTTCGCCGTCGCCGCCCTGGTGCCGGAGTCCAAGAATCCGCAGGGCGACCGGCCGGATCTGGCGGGCGCGGTGCTCTCCACCATCGGTATGACCGCTGTCGTCTACGCGATCATCTCCGGGCCCGACCACGGCTGGACCTCCGCCGAAGTGCTGATCGCCGCCGTCCTCGGCATCGCGGTCCTGGGGGCGTTCGTAGTGTGGGAGCTGAGGATTCCGTACCCCATGCTCGACATGCACTTCTTCCGCAACCGGCGCTTCGTCGGGGCGGTCGCGGGTGCGATCCTCGTCGCCTTCGGGATGACCGGCTCCCTCTTCCTGCTCACCCAGCACCTCCAGTTCGTCCTCGGCTACGACGCCTTGGACGCCGGGCTGCGCACCGCCCCGCTCGCCCTCGCGGTCGTCCTCGTCAACCTCAGCGGGGCGGGTGCCAGGCTGGTGCTGAAGATCGGTACGCCCGCGGCCATCGCCCTCGGCATGACCCTGGTCTCGGCCGGGCTGGCGGCCATCGCCCTGCTCGGCGGAGGCGGATACGGCGGAATGCTGCTCGGGCTGGTCGTCATGGGTACGGGCGTCGCCCTGTCGATGCCCGCCATGGCCAACGCCATCATGAGCGCCATACCGCCGGAGAAGGCCGGTGTCGGCGCCGGGATCAACGGCACGCTCGCCGAATTCGGCAACGGCCTCGGGGTCGCCGTCCTCGGTGCCGTCCTCAACGCCCGGTTCGCCGCCCTGGTCCCCGCCGCCGTGGGGGCCGCGTCCCTGCCCGCCGCGCTCGCCGCTGCCGACGGCGAGGCCGAACGTGCCGCGGTCAGCGACGCCTTCGCCACGGGTCTGGAGACCAGTCAGCTGGTCGGCGCGGTCGCGGTGCTCCTGGGCGGGCTGCTGGCCGCGCTGCTGCTGTGGCGTGCCGAGCGCCGGGACAGGGAAGGGGCCGGGGATGGTGCCGGGGCCGGGGTGGCTCCCGCCGAGGGCGCGCTGCACTGA
- a CDS encoding DUF2797 domain-containing protein, with amino-acid sequence MTWRCTGVAWPAEARIAVLRWEGGRISPLTPGKRLGFRADGERVCVGARGNPCPLRAGVPGRAARALCRECAALDRVGSVAADGVPDDPRTYRVYLAWFGPGMVKVGITAEERGPARLLEQGAVVFSWLGRGPLMAARRTEEVLRSALGVPDRIAYAEKRAVRPLLAADPAERAAEVEELHRRALAVGGWTETLHPLPYEPFDHAAAFGLDRLAPAAPVVRQLVDGGAVAGTLVAVAGPDLHLDTGEGRQVVLDTRLLAGWSLVGADPASGVSVPLADAAARSGGTQDGLF; translated from the coding sequence ATGACGTGGCGGTGCACCGGGGTTGCCTGGCCGGCCGAGGCGCGGATAGCGGTGCTGCGGTGGGAGGGCGGGCGGATCAGCCCGTTGACGCCGGGGAAGCGGCTCGGGTTCCGGGCCGACGGGGAGCGGGTGTGTGTCGGGGCGCGCGGGAATCCGTGTCCGCTGCGGGCCGGGGTGCCCGGGCGGGCGGCGCGGGCCCTGTGCCGGGAGTGCGCCGCGCTGGACCGGGTGGGGTCGGTGGCCGCCGACGGCGTGCCCGATGATCCGCGGACGTACCGCGTGTATCTGGCCTGGTTCGGGCCCGGCATGGTGAAGGTGGGGATCACCGCCGAGGAGCGCGGTCCGGCCCGGCTGCTGGAGCAGGGGGCCGTGGTGTTCAGCTGGCTGGGGCGCGGGCCGCTGATGGCCGCGCGGCGCACCGAGGAGGTGCTGCGGAGCGCGCTCGGGGTCCCGGACCGTATCGCCTACGCCGAGAAGCGTGCCGTACGTCCCCTGCTGGCCGCCGATCCCGCCGAGCGCGCCGCCGAGGTCGAGGAGCTGCACCGCCGGGCCCTCGCGGTCGGCGGCTGGACGGAGACGCTCCACCCGCTGCCGTACGAACCCTTCGACCATGCCGCGGCCTTCGGGCTCGACCGGCTCGCTCCCGCCGCGCCCGTCGTCCGGCAGCTCGTCGACGGCGGTGCCGTCGCCGGGACCCTGGTCGCCGTCGCCGGGCCCGATCTCCATCTGGACACCGGCGAGGGGCGGCAGGTCGTCCTCGACACCCGGCTGCTGGCCGGCTGGTCCCTCGTCGGCGCCGATCCGGCGAGCGGGGTCTCCGTCCCCCTCGCCGACGCCGCCGCCCGCAGCGGCGGCACCCAGGACGGGCTCTTCTAG
- a CDS encoding SSI family serine proteinase inhibitor translates to MLRRIALTATASAAVLSAFAGSAAASSPVSLLPVPLPPLFGQSENRLTVVVSETGNSLIDGRYELDCGPAGAETAASGNHPAAEEACARLDELARAGEDPFAPVGRDTFCTQQAGGPATAHVTGVWQGRPVDAAFSRQNGCEIHRWNTLTPVLPSPGA, encoded by the coding sequence ATGCTGCGCCGCATCGCCCTCACCGCCACCGCCTCCGCCGCCGTACTCTCCGCCTTCGCGGGGTCCGCGGCCGCATCGTCGCCCGTCTCCCTGCTGCCGGTACCGCTGCCGCCGCTGTTCGGGCAGTCCGAGAACCGGCTGACGGTCGTGGTGTCGGAGACGGGCAACTCCCTGATCGACGGGCGGTACGAGCTGGACTGCGGGCCCGCCGGAGCCGAGACGGCCGCGAGCGGGAACCATCCGGCCGCCGAGGAGGCGTGTGCCCGGCTCGACGAGCTGGCGCGGGCCGGGGAGGACCCCTTCGCCCCGGTCGGCCGGGACACCTTCTGCACCCAGCAGGCCGGCGGCCCGGCCACCGCCCATGTCACCGGCGTCTGGCAGGGCCGCCCGGTCGACGCCGCCTTCTCCCGGCAGAACGGCTGTGAGATCCACCGCTGGAACACCCTCACGCCCGTCCTGCCGAGCCCCGGGGCGTAG
- a CDS encoding PAS domain-containing protein codes for MSSRPSRGAARLAAILDALPDGLVLVNCNGTVVNANTIALELFETPGTALVGRGLLDLLPAFDSRLIPGSMRRPEAADARGRTKPTRMTARRTDGSEFPVEVTSASLEDGREAYDAQHSLYTGDELLMLVVRDLSGTVDTEAELARSQRQTEMILRAASEGVVGTDTEGRVVLVNPAAAQILGYRASDLGGRELHPLVLHSREDGKPFPYFESPLADTLRSGRKHRVRGQVLWAKDGSRVPVDLTTAPVRDGDQLVGAVMTFIDRRPAEKLAAEHEAALTELTERHSTELKETTGRLTSEHERTKEEYAAELADKTERYAADVETRDERHRELAERHGQLTAVLGEALRGPLEELRTELGTLAADPAGQLWPEANQILHHLAAGYARMTTLIDNVLAFQRLDTGEERLHKANTLLDSVVAAGVEGAVELIGPGRAQFAVHAPPIEAEVDGVRLATALAHLIADVAGVDATGKSRQLAIGNGPATYADSTIVVAAAQRGEVVRIEVRGPFTGGDGVHRPIVRGIVTAHGGVVQTHEVPGAGGSAYVLEVPIGAGSGAVAAPVPVAPVAPDGGSLGGSHEGGGTAGGPGQALALPEQASGETLGGGRRRARRSSTDAFLESPLAAEGAGEGGELIPAQDSGGTGRRRGRPSPAEGAVGAAAEDAGMAGMAAVAVPPQGMGMGTGPGAEQAEAERRARHSGVPELPVGPGLVPAAGPGMSAPVPAQGMAQGPGPGAGQGAGQGGAAGGRRARRALAPAPVAGAAGAGAADPQVRTPFALPPADADRVPGPGDTSGHGIRHETARFGPGGDQHTPPQPHPLPGTGTGPVSVPTQMPGTAPGAVPVPGQGTGPVPAPTGRRRGRPEHGAADDTAGAGLPGADALPGNHRNHGNHEAPEAPEAVAAAGAEAPGPSDDPQSPTQAHSQSTGSLSLPLPPAEPVPAAPPAGGPAVRPAAQPLPAETPSGSVPLPPDASQGRAFSVRALGQGGPGRTAAAAPAPVPPQQSSGSGRRRKLGTPPTADRPESAAPTPTPAAGTPLPAPAPAAHAPQSALDRDGDAPGRAYAISAPDEGAAEGPEPLDGPGGAVEVANRPLPQPVDDELPPEPLDNPRRLLVWPAPDVSTQQALSERGYRPVVVHSREEVDAQIAAFPAALFVDPLTGPITRTALQSLRQAAVAAEVPVLVTAGLGQATREAAYGADPAVLLKALAPRDSEQHPSRVLLIEEHEEIALALTEALERRGMQVARAAADAEAVTLASQMRPNLVVMDLMQVRRRRAGIIDWLRANGRLNRTPLVVYTSAGLNRAELPRLSSGETVLFLAERSTSTEVQSRIVDLLAKIGTN; via the coding sequence GTGAGCAGCAGGCCATCCCGAGGCGCTGCTCGCCTCGCAGCCATACTCGACGCACTTCCCGACGGTCTGGTGCTCGTCAACTGCAACGGCACCGTCGTCAACGCCAACACCATCGCCCTCGAACTCTTCGAGACCCCCGGCACCGCGCTCGTCGGCCGCGGGCTGCTCGACCTGCTGCCCGCCTTCGACTCGCGGCTGATCCCGGGTTCGATGCGGCGTCCGGAGGCCGCGGACGCCCGTGGCCGTACCAAGCCGACGCGGATGACCGCACGGCGTACGGACGGCAGCGAGTTCCCCGTGGAGGTGACGAGCGCGAGCCTTGAGGACGGGCGCGAGGCGTACGACGCGCAGCACTCCCTCTACACGGGCGACGAGCTGCTGATGCTGGTGGTGCGGGATCTGTCGGGGACCGTGGACACCGAGGCGGAGCTGGCGCGTTCGCAGCGGCAGACAGAGATGATCCTGCGGGCGGCGTCCGAGGGCGTCGTCGGTACGGATACGGAGGGCCGGGTCGTCCTGGTCAATCCGGCGGCGGCGCAGATCCTCGGCTACCGCGCCAGTGACCTCGGCGGCCGTGAGCTGCACCCGCTGGTGCTGCACTCCCGCGAGGACGGCAAGCCGTTCCCGTACTTCGAATCGCCGCTCGCGGACACGCTCAGGTCGGGCCGGAAGCACCGGGTCCGGGGGCAGGTGCTCTGGGCGAAGGACGGCTCGCGGGTGCCGGTGGATCTGACCACCGCGCCGGTACGGGACGGGGACCAGCTGGTCGGCGCGGTGATGACCTTCATCGACCGCAGGCCGGCCGAGAAGCTCGCCGCGGAGCACGAGGCCGCGCTCACCGAGCTGACCGAACGGCACTCGACGGAGCTGAAGGAGACGACCGGGCGGCTGACCTCCGAGCACGAGCGGACCAAGGAGGAGTACGCCGCCGAACTCGCCGACAAGACCGAGCGGTACGCCGCCGATGTGGAGACCCGTGACGAGCGCCACCGCGAGCTGGCGGAGCGGCACGGTCAGCTGACGGCGGTCCTCGGCGAGGCGCTGCGCGGGCCGCTGGAGGAGCTCCGTACCGAACTGGGCACGCTGGCCGCCGATCCCGCCGGACAGCTCTGGCCGGAGGCGAACCAGATCCTCCACCATCTCGCCGCCGGATACGCCCGGATGACCACGCTCATCGACAACGTCCTCGCCTTCCAGCGGCTGGACACCGGCGAGGAGCGGCTCCACAAGGCGAACACACTGCTCGACTCGGTCGTCGCGGCCGGGGTCGAGGGCGCGGTCGAGCTGATCGGGCCGGGCCGGGCGCAGTTCGCGGTGCACGCCCCGCCCATCGAGGCCGAGGTCGACGGGGTGCGGCTGGCGACGGCGCTGGCGCATCTGATCGCCGATGTCGCCGGGGTCGACGCGACCGGGAAGTCCCGGCAGCTCGCGATCGGCAACGGCCCCGCGACCTATGCGGACTCCACGATCGTGGTCGCGGCGGCTCAGCGCGGCGAGGTCGTACGGATCGAGGTCCGGGGCCCCTTCACCGGGGGCGACGGGGTGCACCGGCCGATCGTGCGCGGGATCGTGACGGCGCACGGCGGGGTGGTGCAGACGCACGAGGTGCCCGGCGCGGGCGGGAGCGCGTACGTCCTGGAGGTGCCGATCGGCGCGGGTTCGGGCGCGGTTGCCGCCCCGGTGCCGGTCGCCCCGGTCGCCCCGGACGGCGGCAGTCTCGGCGGCAGTCATGAAGGCGGCGGGACGGCCGGCGGGCCCGGGCAGGCGCTTGCGCTGCCGGAGCAGGCGTCGGGCGAGACCCTGGGCGGCGGTCGGCGGCGGGCCCGCCGGAGTTCCACGGACGCGTTCCTGGAGAGTCCCCTGGCAGCCGAAGGCGCGGGTGAGGGCGGTGAGCTGATTCCGGCGCAGGACTCGGGCGGTACCGGGCGGCGGCGCGGGCGGCCGAGTCCGGCGGAGGGTGCGGTCGGGGCTGCGGCCGAGGATGCCGGGATGGCCGGGATGGCCGCGGTGGCCGTACCGCCGCAGGGCATGGGCATGGGTACGGGACCGGGCGCGGAGCAGGCGGAGGCGGAGCGCCGGGCGCGGCACAGCGGTGTGCCCGAGCTGCCGGTGGGGCCCGGGCTGGTTCCGGCGGCGGGGCCGGGGATGTCGGCTCCCGTTCCGGCACAGGGCATGGCGCAGGGCCCGGGGCCGGGTGCAGGGCAGGGTGCAGGGCAGGGGGGCGCGGCCGGAGGGCGGCGCGCCCGGCGTGCGCTGGCGCCCGCGCCGGTAGCGGGAGCCGCGGGCGCCGGAGCAGCGGATCCGCAGGTACGTACCCCCTTCGCGCTGCCGCCCGCCGATGCGGACCGTGTGCCGGGGCCCGGTGACACGAGTGGACACGGGATTCGGCACGAGACGGCCCGGTTCGGGCCGGGGGGCGACCAGCACACGCCTCCGCAGCCGCATCCTCTCCCGGGCACGGGTACGGGCCCGGTATCGGTACCGACGCAGATGCCGGGGACGGCTCCGGGTGCGGTTCCGGTTCCCGGGCAGGGTACGGGGCCGGTTCCGGCGCCGACGGGGCGGCGCAGGGGGCGTCCGGAGCACGGTGCGGCCGACGACACGGCCGGGGCCGGGCTCCCCGGTGCCGATGCGCTACCCGGGAATCACAGGAATCACGGGAACCACGAAGCTCCCGAGGCGCCGGAGGCCGTGGCTGCTGCGGGCGCCGAGGCCCCCGGGCCCTCCGACGACCCGCAGTCACCGACACAGGCTCATTCGCAGAGCACCGGCTCGTTGTCATTGCCGCTGCCGCCCGCGGAGCCCGTACCGGCCGCCCCTCCGGCGGGAGGGCCCGCGGTCCGTCCGGCCGCACAGCCGCTGCCCGCGGAGACCCCGTCCGGTTCCGTTCCGCTGCCGCCCGACGCTTCCCAGGGCCGGGCGTTCAGCGTGCGCGCCCTCGGCCAGGGCGGGCCGGGCCGTACGGCGGCGGCCGCGCCCGCACCCGTACCGCCGCAGCAGTCGTCCGGTTCGGGACGGCGCCGCAAGCTGGGCACGCCACCGACCGCCGACCGGCCCGAGTCCGCCGCGCCGACGCCGACCCCCGCGGCCGGGACCCCCCTCCCGGCGCCGGCACCGGCAGCCCACGCGCCGCAGTCGGCGCTGGACCGCGACGGCGACGCACCGGGCCGGGCGTACGCCATCAGCGCGCCCGACGAGGGTGCCGCGGAGGGGCCCGAGCCGCTGGACGGCCCCGGCGGCGCGGTCGAGGTCGCCAACCGTCCGCTGCCGCAGCCCGTCGACGACGAACTGCCGCCCGAGCCGCTCGACAACCCCCGCCGGCTGCTGGTCTGGCCCGCGCCCGACGTCTCCACCCAGCAGGCGCTGAGCGAACGCGGCTACCGTCCGGTCGTCGTGCATTCGCGCGAGGAGGTCGACGCCCAGATCGCGGCCTTCCCCGCTGCCCTGTTCGTCGACCCGCTGACCGGCCCGATCACCCGGACCGCGCTCCAGTCACTGCGCCAGGCCGCCGTGGCGGCGGAGGTTCCGGTGCTGGTCACGGCCGGTCTGGGGCAGGCCACTCGGGAAGCCGCCTACGGCGCCGACCCCGCCGTCCTGCTCAAGGCGCTCGCCCCGCGCGACAGCGAACAGCACCCCTCCCGGGTCCTGCTGATCGAAGAGCACGAGGAGATCGCGCTGGCGCTGACGGAAGCGCTGGAACGGCGGGGCATGCAGGTCGCGCGGGCCGCGGCCGACGCCGAAGCGGTCACGCTCGCGTCGCAGATGCGGCCGAACCTCGTCGTGATGGACCTGATGCAGGTACGGCGCAGGCGCGCCGGGATCATCGACTGGCTGCGCGCCAACGGGCGGCTCAACCGCACCCCGCTCGTCGTCTACACCTCCGCCGGGCTGAACCGGGCGGAGCTGCCGAGGCTGTCGTCGGGGGAGACCGTGCTGTTCCTGGCCGAACGGTCGACGAGCACGGAGGTCCAGTCGCGGATCGTGGACCTGCTCGCCAAGATCGGCACCAACTGA
- a CDS encoding long-chain fatty acid--CoA ligase, with the protein MLSTMQDIPLTVTRILEHGMRVHAKSQITTWTGAPEPDRRSFRETGERAIRLANALRDELGVDGDQRVATLMWNNAEHVEAYLAIPSMGAVLHTLNLRLPPEQLVWIANHAADRVVIVNGSLLPLLVPLLPHLPTVEHIVVSGPGDRSLLAGADTAARIHEYEELIADRPTTFDWPELDERSAAAMCYTSGTTGDPKGVVFSHRSVYLHSMQVSMSESMGLTDRDTTLVVVPQFHVNAWGIPHAAFMTGLNMLMPERFLQPAPLAEMIEREKPTHAAAIPTIWQGLLAEVLTNPRDLSSLKQVTIGGSACPPALMEAYDKLGVRLCHAWGMTETSPLGTMAHAPAGRSPEEEWSYRLTQGRFPAGVEPRIVGPGGDVLPWDDESVGELQVRGPWIAAAYFGGAGEEPLRPEDKFSEDGWLKTGDVGVISPDGFLTLTDRVKDVIKSGGEWISSIALENALMAHPEVVEAAVVAVPDPKWDERPLATVVLKEGATTDLAGLKAFLGETVAKWQLPERWSLVREVPKTNIGKFDKRAIRRQYADGELDVVEV; encoded by the coding sequence GTGCTGAGCACCATGCAGGACATACCGCTGACCGTGACCCGCATCCTGGAACACGGTATGAGGGTCCATGCGAAATCGCAGATCACCACCTGGACCGGCGCCCCCGAGCCCGATCGCCGCAGCTTCCGCGAAACCGGCGAGCGCGCGATCCGGCTGGCGAACGCGCTCCGCGACGAGCTGGGCGTCGACGGCGATCAGCGGGTCGCCACCCTGATGTGGAACAACGCCGAACACGTCGAGGCCTATCTGGCGATCCCCTCCATGGGCGCCGTCCTGCACACCCTCAACCTCCGCCTCCCTCCCGAGCAGCTGGTGTGGATCGCCAACCACGCCGCCGACCGCGTGGTCATCGTCAACGGTTCGCTGCTCCCGCTCCTCGTACCGCTGCTGCCCCACCTCCCCACCGTCGAGCACATCGTGGTCTCCGGGCCCGGCGACCGCTCCCTGCTGGCCGGCGCGGACACCGCGGCCCGGATCCACGAGTACGAGGAGCTGATCGCGGACCGCCCCACCACCTTCGACTGGCCCGAGCTGGACGAACGCAGCGCGGCCGCCATGTGCTACACCTCCGGCACCACCGGCGACCCCAAGGGCGTCGTCTTCTCCCACCGCTCCGTCTATCTGCACTCGATGCAGGTCTCGATGTCCGAGTCGATGGGGCTGACCGACCGGGACACCACCCTCGTCGTCGTACCGCAGTTCCACGTCAACGCCTGGGGCATCCCCCACGCCGCCTTTATGACCGGCCTCAACATGCTGATGCCGGAACGTTTCCTCCAGCCCGCACCCCTCGCTGAGATGATCGAACGCGAGAAGCCGACCCATGCCGCAGCCATCCCCACCATCTGGCAGGGGCTGCTGGCCGAGGTCCTCACCAACCCCCGCGATCTGAGCTCCCTCAAGCAGGTCACCATCGGCGGTTCGGCGTGCCCGCCCGCGCTGATGGAGGCGTACGACAAGCTGGGCGTGCGCCTCTGCCACGCCTGGGGCATGACGGAGACCTCCCCGCTCGGCACGATGGCGCACGCGCCGGCCGGCCGGAGCCCGGAGGAGGAGTGGTCGTACCGCCTGACGCAGGGCCGCTTCCCGGCCGGTGTCGAACCGCGGATCGTCGGCCCCGGCGGAGACGTACTGCCGTGGGACGACGAATCGGTCGGTGAACTCCAGGTGCGCGGCCCGTGGATCGCCGCCGCGTACTTCGGCGGTGCCGGGGAGGAGCCCCTGCGGCCGGAGGACAAGTTCAGCGAGGACGGCTGGCTCAAGACCGGCGATGTCGGCGTGATCAGCCCCGACGGTTTCCTCACCCTCACCGACCGGGTCAAGGACGTCATCAAGTCCGGCGGCGAGTGGATCTCCAGCATCGCGCTGGAGAACGCCCTGATGGCGCACCCGGAGGTCGTAGAGGCGGCCGTGGTGGCGGTGCCCGACCCGAAGTGGGACGAGCGCCCGCTGGCGACGGTCGTGCTCAAGGAGGGGGCGACCACCGATCTCGCCGGGCTGAAGGCCTTCCTCGGGGAGACCGTCGCGAAGTGGCAGCTCCCCGAGCGCTGGTCGCTGGTGCGGGAGGTGCCGAAGACGAACATCGGGAAGTTCGACAAGCGGGCGATCCGCAGGCAGTACGCGGACGGTGAGCTGGACGTCGTCGAGGTCTGA
- a CDS encoding SigE family RNA polymerase sigma factor translates to MTTPVCTSASKAALSGPPSYGTTVARSATRPRYSSFSSYVRARGPVLLRTARSLTANPSDAEDLLQTALTKTYVAWERIEDHRALDGYVRRALLNTRTSQWRKRKVDEFACDELPERETSPTPDPAEQQVLHDAMWRAVMKLPDRQRAMVVLRYYEDLSEAQTAEVLGVSVGTVKSAVSRALGKLREDPELSPAR, encoded by the coding sequence ATGACCACGCCAGTCTGCACCAGCGCTTCGAAGGCCGCCCTGTCCGGACCTCCGTCGTACGGCACGACCGTCGCACGGTCCGCAACCCGTCCCCGCTACTCGTCGTTCTCTTCGTACGTACGGGCACGGGGGCCCGTGCTGCTGCGGACGGCCCGCTCGCTCACCGCGAACCCGAGCGACGCGGAGGACCTCCTCCAGACCGCGCTCACCAAGACCTATGTCGCATGGGAGCGCATCGAGGACCACCGCGCGCTCGACGGCTATGTCCGCCGGGCCCTGCTGAACACCCGTACCTCGCAGTGGCGCAAGCGCAAGGTGGACGAGTTCGCCTGTGACGAGCTGCCCGAGCGCGAGACCTCGCCCACGCCCGATCCGGCGGAGCAGCAGGTGCTGCACGACGCGATGTGGCGTGCCGTGATGAAGCTTCCGGACCGGCAGCGGGCGATGGTGGTGCTGCGCTATTACGAGGACCTCAGCGAGGCGCAGACGGCGGAGGTGCTGGGGGTGTCCGTAGGGACGGTGAAGAGTGCGGTGTCCCGGGCGCTCGGCAAGCTGCGCGAGGACCCGGAGCTTTCCCCGGCCCGCTGA